One segment of Brassica napus cultivar Da-Ae chromosome C3, Da-Ae, whole genome shotgun sequence DNA contains the following:
- the BNAC03G01040D gene encoding uncharacterized protein BNAC03G01040D, producing the protein MFRLLMSIKSQTKKNLEIRLGLVSRIRLHIYMNILFCSLRAIDKCYFRWILFHGLARDDSGRQDLNAAFICPTEISLYVLVILKDLSLFLRVAKQNMKTESFPERFGSIEIDPDTVRPLKKRQCPLGEDKPLKSDDACIVCEVSEEGASSCCGVDCLLRFHEECLTPEFGGSEDLSNPLCPYCWFRVVALKSKSLREEAVSAENAVYKYLDKDTVSGQGLQGGDHAAECSSSKEDQFDNSSHQPEEGSDMEEEDKVIEDEVEASAEDDERVDADHDESAQVQTNEEDVSDHVASQPNTLRAFSFFNKNRRLLWTPEEEEMLRMGVKNFAAEANKNIPWRKILEMGQTVFQPTRTPADLKDKWRRQH; encoded by the exons atGTTTAGATTATTAATGAGTATAAAaagccaaacaaaaaaaaacttggaaaTTCGATTAGGTTTAGTTAGTAGGATTAGATTGCACATCTACatgaatattttgttttg TTCTTTGAGAGCAATCGACAAATGTTATTTTAGGTGGATACTTTTTCATGGGTTAGCGAGGGACGATAGTGGTAGACAAGACTTGAATGCTGCTTTCATTTGTCCGACGGAGATTTCACTTTATGTTTTAGTCATCCTAAAAGACTTATCACTGTTTTTGAGAGTGGCGAAGCAGAACATGAAGACGGAATCGTTTCCG GAAAGATTTGGCTCTATAGAGATTGATCCAGATACTGTGCGGCCTCTCAAGAAGCGTCAGTGTCCTCTTGGGGAAGATAAGCCGCTTAAATCCGATGATGCTTGTATTGTTTGTGAAGTTTCAGAAGAGGGAGCATCAAGTTGTTGTGGGGTTGACTGTCTTCTTCGGTTTCATGAAGAGTGTTTGACTCCTGAGTTCGGTGGTAGTGAGGATCTCTCAAATCCATTATGTCCTTATTGTTGGTTCCGAGTTGTAGCGCTCAAATCTAAATCGTTGAGAGAGGAGGCCGTTAGTGCGGAGAATGCAGTTTACAAGTATCTAGATAAAGACACTGTGAGCGGTCAAGGGTTACAAGGAGGAGATCATGCTGCTGAGTGCTCATCATCAAAAGAGGATCAGTTTGACAATAGTTCTCATCAACCAGAAGAGGGTTCagatatggaagaagaagataaagtgATAGAGGACGAGGTTGAAGCATCAGCTGAGGACGATGAGAGGGTAGATGCAGATCATGACGAATCAGCTCAAGTTCAAACCAATGAAGAGGATGTGAGTGACCATGTGGCTTCTCAGCCGAATACTCTCAG GgccttttccttttttaacaAGAATCGGAGACTACTTTGGACGCCTGAAGAAGAGGAAATGCTCAGG ATGGGAGTGAAGAACTTTGCAGCAGAAGCAAACAAGAACATACCATGGAGGAAGATTCTTGAAATGGGACAGACTGTGTTCCAACCCACACGTACTCCAGCTGATCTCAAGGATAAGTGGAGGAGACAACACTAA